In Candidatus Pantoea floridensis, the genomic window TTGGCTTCATCTTCGCCAATCAGGCCGGCATTCAGATCCGCATCAATCGCCATCTGTTTGCCCGGCATCCCATCAAGGGTAAAGCGCGCACCCACTTCAGCGATACGGCCGGCACCTTTGGTGATGACCATAAAGTTGATGATGATCAGAATCACGAAGACGATAATACCGATGGCAAAGTTGCCGCCCACCAGGAAGTGGCCAAAGGCCTCCACCACTTGGCCAGCCGCGCCGGCACCCGTATGGCCGTGCATCAGGATCACACGCGTTGAGGCCACGTTCAGCGCCAGGCGGAGCAGGGTAGAGAACAGCAGCACCGTCGGGAAGGCCGAGAACTCCAGCGTATTCTGGGTGAACATCGCCACCAGCAGAATCATGATCGACAGCACGATGTTGAAGGTGAACAACAGGTCCAGCACGAAAGTTGGCAGCGGCAGGATCATCATCGCGAGGATGGTCATGATCAGCACTGGCCCCGCCAGCACCTGCCATTGGGTTTCCTTCATGTTGGGCAAACGTAATTTTGTGGCGAGATTAGCCATCACTCTTTACTCTCTTGTGCGAAATCCAGCGCGGCCGGAACCGGAAGGTCTTTCGGCAGCTGCGGGCGTTGACCTAAGCCTTTTCGCCAGCGACGCAGGCTATAAACCCAGGCCAGCACTTCAGCTACGGCGTTATACAATTCAGTGGGAACCGGTTGTCCCGTTTCACAATGGCGATAAAGGGCACGCGCCAGCGGCGGCGCTTCCAGCATGGGTACGCGGTTTTCGTCCGCCAATTCACGGATGCGTAGCGCAATCAGACCGCTACCGCTGGCCACCACAATCGGTGCCCCCATACTGCCTTCTTGATATTTCAGCGCGACCGAATAGTGGGTGGGGTTGTTCACCACCACGTCTGCTGCGGGCACATCGCTCATCATGCGTGATTGCGCCATCTGGCGTTGAAGCTGCCTGACGCGACCTTTCAGCTGCGGATCACCTTCCTGATTTTTGAACTCGTCTTTGATCTCCTGACGACTCATACGCAGCTTTTTAAAGTGGCTCCACAGCTGGTAAATCACATCGAAGGCCACCATCGGGATCAGTGACAGGATGATCACCAGCATGCAGCCGAGCAGCAGGCGGCTAATGTCACCTAATGCCATGCCGAGCGGTTCAAACACTAGCCCAATAAACTTCATCTTGTTGAGCCAGAGAAACAGCCCGCCACCGATCCCCGCCAGCGATACTTTCAGAATCGCTTTAGTCATTTCAGACAGCATCTGCGAGGAGAACAGGCGCTTGATACCGCTGATCGGGTTCAGTTTCTTCGCGCTGAACTTAATCGCTTTCCCGCTCAGATTGAGGCCGCCAATAATGGAAGGCGCCACCAGGGCGGTAATAAACAGGCCGCCGACAAACGGCAGCATCGCCAGAAAGGCGCTGCCGAGTAGCGCACCGGCGTGATGCAGCATATGTTGAGGGTCGCTCACCAATAGCCGGTCAAACACCAAACCGTTATGCAGCATATGCATCAGTTTGCGCGCCAGATGATCGCCGCCGGAAACCATCAATCCCCAGCCAACCAGCAGCATCGCGAGCGTGGTTAACTCACGCGAGCGCGGAATCTGTCCCTCTTCCCTGGCCTTCTGTTTTCGGTGGGGTGTGGGGTCTTCCGTTTTGTCGTTTTCACTCTCTTCGGACATAGGTTTCGCCAGGCCGGGTTAGAAGCCGAGCGACTCCAGCAGGTCATCTACCTGATCCTGAGACGTGGCGATGCCTTCTGCCATGGCATCGATTTGCGGACCGTTTTTCAGATTTTCCATCTCAGGCGGCGCGACGGCTTCACGTTCACCCATGTTTTCAACCAGCACATTAATCAGCTCTTTCTCCACGGTCTCAATCACATGCATCAGGCTTTGTAGCACCTGGCCGGTGAGATCCTGGAAATCCTGCGCCATCATGATTTCGGTCAGCTGGCGATTGGTCAGCTGGGTTAATTCCGGTACCTGTTGCAGATAGCCGCGCGTCTCTTTAACCAGCTCGCGCGCATCGTCCAGCGGCTGTGGATTGGCGAACCAGGCATCCCAGCGTGCGCTCAGCTGCGTTGCATTTTCGCTCAGCGTATCCTGCAGCGGACGGGCCACTTCAACGCTGGTTAACGCACGATCGGCGGCCTGTGAGGTTTTACCCACCACATAGTTAAGGCGATCGCGGGTATTGGGAAAGGCATCGGCCACTTCCATAATCGCCTGCTCTAGCCCGAGATTGGCCATGCTATTACGCAGCAGGCGAGTCAGCTGGCCGATGCGTAAAAAGAGATCTTTCGTGTTATCCGAAGCCATGCTCATTACCCAAGTTTTTCAAAAATTTTGCCGAGCTTCTCTTCCAGCGTGGCAGCGGTAAACGGCTTAACGATGTATCCATTGGCACCGGCCTGGGCGGCGGCAATGATATTTTCGCGTTTGGCTTCAGCGGTAACCATTAGCACCGGCATTTTCGCCATAGCGGGATCGAGGCGAATGGTTTTCAGCAGTTCCAGACCGTCGATATTCGGCATGTTCCAGTCGCTGACCACGAAATCGAATTCGCCAGCACGCAGCTTATTCAGCGCATCCTGTCCGTCTTCGGCTTCTTCAATGTTCTTGTAACCCAGGTCCTGCAGCAGGTTACGTACGATGCGTCGCATGGTGGCGAAGTCATCGACCACCAGAAAACGCAGGCTTTTATCCGTCATGTGAGTTGTCTCCTGAACGTCCGGCAGACGTTCTGTTTCGTTGTTTGTTATGGCTAAAACTGTCCAGCAGGTGCTGGCTGATATCATCGAGATCGACCACCGCTTTCACGCCGCCCCGCGCAATGGCTTCGCGCGGCATGCCAAACACCACGCAGGTGGCTTCGCTTTGCGCCAGGGTGTAAGCGCAAGCGTTGTATAACGCCAGCATGCCGCGCGCGCCGTCGTGGCCCATGCCGGTGAGAATGGCGGCGCTGGCGTGTCGACCGGCATGCAACGCCACCGAGTGAAACAGCACATCCACCGAAGGACGATGGCGATTCACTTCCAGCGCGTTGCTCAGGCGAACGGCATAACCTTTGCCCTGACGCACGATCTCCATGTGCAAATCGCCTGGCGCAATCAACGCGGTGCCCATCTGCACGCGCTCACCATCCTGCGCTTCACGCACGTTGATCGCGCATAGCGAATCGAGGCGCTGTGCAAAGGAGCGGGTAAAGCCCGCGGGCATATGCTGGGCAATCACAATCCCCGGGCAATTGACCGGCATCTGCACCAGCACCCGGCGCAGTGCTTCGGTGCCGCCGGTGGAGGAGCCGATGGCAATGAGACTTTCGTGACCCACGCGCGCGTCAAAAATGGGCTGACGCTGCTGCGGGCTGGTGTGACCCTGGCCCACCCGGGCTTTTGCCGAACTGCGAATCTTCTCCACCACGCGTTCGCCCCACTCTTGCCAGTCGCTGTTGGTGTGCGCATCGGGTTTGGCGATAAAATCCACCGCGCCCTGTTCCAGCGCACGCAGAGTGGTGTGTGAACCCTGCGTGGTCATGGATGAGATCATCACGACCGGCATTGGGCGCAGCCGCATCAGGCGGGAAAGAAACTCCAGCCCATCCATGCGCGGCATATCGATATCCAGCGTCAGCACATCCGGATTGAGTTTCTTGATCAGCTCGCGCGCCACCAGCGGATCCGGTGCGGTGGCCACCATTTCCATATCCGGCTGCTGATTGATGATGGCGCTGAGCATGTTGCGCATCAGTGCGGAATCATCCACGGCCATGACGCGAATCCGCTTCACGCGCGGCTCTCCAGCACTTCATATACCGACTGTCCGCGCAGACGCAGCGGGATATTCGGATAGTTGAAATGCTCGGAATGGCCGACAAACAGCAACCCACCGGGTTTCAGCATGCGGGCAAAGCGTTGCAGCAGACGCTCCTGGGTAGGTGCATCAAAGTAGATCATCACGTTACGGCAAAAAATCGCGTCGACAGACTCAGGCACGCTTGCCCAGTTGGCATCCAGCAGGTTGAGCTGCAGATAGTTGATGCTCGCCAGCAGTTCACGCTTCACCTTCACCATTTCACTGTTCTCACCCGAGCCGCGTAAAAAATAGTGGCGCTTCTGCATCAGCGACAGCGTGTCTAAATCGCTCAGACGGTAGACGCCCGCTTCGGCCCGGGCTAACACGTCGGTATCAATATCCGAGGCCCAGATACGCGGTCCGGAAAGGGAGGCGCCGAGCGTTTCATTTAGCGTCATGGCGATTGAGCAGGGCTCTTCACCGGTAGAGGCGGCGGTGCACCACACGCGGTAGCCGTTCCGGCGTTGATGCGCGTGTTGCGCCAGCACCGGAAAATGGTGTGCCTCACGGAAGAAGGAGGTCAGGTTAGTGGTCAGCGCATTAATGAATGTTTGCCACTCCGGATGTTCCGGATGGGATTCAAGAATCTGCGCGTACTCGCTGAAGTTATTCAGCGCCAGTTCATGCACACGACGCGAAAGACGATTAAAAATCATCTCGCGTTTATGGGCATTAACCACAATGCCGGCGCGGCGGTAAATTAATTTGCCAAAGCGCGCTAATTCGCCATCCGATAAAATCAGCTGATGACGTAATAAGCGCGCAGAGTTGCTAGTAATTAGGCTCATAGAATATTAACAAGCCTTAAACCGGCGTGTTCATTATTTCCTGATAGGCGCTAATCATCTTATTTCTCGCCTGCATGCCGAAGCTAAATGAAATTGATGACTTCTGCATAGAGAGCATAACGTCATTCAGGCCAATATCACTAGAGCCAGACATCCATTGCTGCGTGGTATTCTTCGCATCGAGCTGAGTTTTGTTTATTTCATTGATACTGTTAAATAGCGCATCTGAAAAAGAGAAGCCTTTCTCGGGCGCGTCCAGTCTGGCTTTCGGTGCGCCTGAAAGCTGCTGCGCCTGGGTCTGGATCTGATCAAGCACGCCACGCATGAGTGTTGCTGACATTTTTTACGTCCTGAGTGAGTAAAATAAAACGCTATTTGTTAATACTGAGTTAATTGCACATCTTTTAAACGTCAGCAGCTTAACATGTATATAAAACCTGAAGAAAATCCGATAAGCGAACAGAACTTTGAGCTTATCCGGGATTAAATTTTCCCCTAATGCGTCGATAATGCCTGCCTGAAAATTCTCCCACGAATTTGAATTTGTCGTTATCGGTATACGCTCAGGCGTCAGCCGGCACGCATTATCGATACATGATATTTCTTACAGGATCAGGCATGAGTGCCACATTGAATGATTTAACCAACAACCCGGCTGAGCAATTTAAATCGGCAATATCATGGCTGCGCAGCAGCCCGAAATTGCTATTGGTGATTTGCGCCGCCGCGGCATTGTCAGTGATTATCGCGCTGATGTTCTGGGCGAAAGAGCCGGACTATAAAGTGTTGTTTAGCAACATCAGCGATGAGGATGGCGGTGCCATTGTCGCGCAGCTGTCTCAGCTCAACGTCCCGTATCGCATTGATACACCGGGCGGGGTGATTATGGTGCCGGAAGCCCAGGTGCATGAAGTGCGCATGAAGCTGGCGCAGCAGGGGCTGCCGAAAGGTGGCGAGGTAGGCTTTGAGCTGATGGACCAGGAGAAATTCGGCACCAGCCAGTTCAGCGAGCAGGTGAATTACCAGCGCGCGCTGGAAGGCGAACTGGCTCGCACCATCGAAAACCTCGGCCCTATTCAGCTGGCACGTGTACATCTTGCGGTACCGAAGCCCTCGATGTTTGTGCGCGACCAAAAGCTGCCAACGGCATCGGTGACCGTCAACCTGATTAAAGGCCGGTCGCTGGATGAAGGGCAGGTGGTGGCGATCACCCATCTGATCTCCAGTGCGGTCACGGGTTTGACCGCAGAGAACGTCACCATCGTCGATCAGCGTGGCAATCTGCTGACGCAACGTGGCGTGGGTGGCCTACAAACTTCACAGCTGAAATACACCAGTGAACTGGAAAATGATTATCAGCAGCGCATCCAGCGCATCCTGGCGCCGCTGGTGGGCGACAGTAATGTGCGTGCACAGGTCACCGCGCAGCTTG contains:
- the flhB gene encoding flagellar biosynthesis protein FlhB, producing MSEESENDKTEDPTPHRKQKAREEGQIPRSRELTTLAMLLVGWGLMVSGGDHLARKLMHMLHNGLVFDRLLVSDPQHMLHHAGALLGSAFLAMLPFVGGLFITALVAPSIIGGLNLSGKAIKFSAKKLNPISGIKRLFSSQMLSEMTKAILKVSLAGIGGGLFLWLNKMKFIGLVFEPLGMALGDISRLLLGCMLVIILSLIPMVAFDVIYQLWSHFKKLRMSRQEIKDEFKNQEGDPQLKGRVRQLQRQMAQSRMMSDVPAADVVVNNPTHYSVALKYQEGSMGAPIVVASGSGLIALRIRELADENRVPMLEAPPLARALYRHCETGQPVPTELYNAVAEVLAWVYSLRRWRKGLGQRPQLPKDLPVPAALDFAQESKE
- the cheZ gene encoding protein phosphatase CheZ, yielding MSMASDNTKDLFLRIGQLTRLLRNSMANLGLEQAIMEVADAFPNTRDRLNYVVGKTSQAADRALTSVEVARPLQDTLSENATQLSARWDAWFANPQPLDDARELVKETRGYLQQVPELTQLTNRQLTEIMMAQDFQDLTGQVLQSLMHVIETVEKELINVLVENMGEREAVAPPEMENLKNGPQIDAMAEGIATSQDQVDDLLESLGF
- the cheY gene encoding chemotaxis response regulator CheY, translated to MTDKSLRFLVVDDFATMRRIVRNLLQDLGYKNIEEAEDGQDALNKLRAGEFDFVVSDWNMPNIDGLELLKTIRLDPAMAKMPVLMVTAEAKRENIIAAAQAGANGYIVKPFTAATLEEKLGKIFEKLG
- a CDS encoding CheR family methyltransferase, whose product is MSLITSNSARLLRHQLILSDGELARFGKLIYRRAGIVVNAHKREMIFNRLSRRVHELALNNFSEYAQILESHPEHPEWQTFINALTTNLTSFFREAHHFPVLAQHAHQRRNGYRVWCTAASTGEEPCSIAMTLNETLGASLSGPRIWASDIDTDVLARAEAGVYRLSDLDTLSLMQKRHYFLRGSGENSEMVKVKRELLASINYLQLNLLDANWASVPESVDAIFCRNVMIYFDAPTQERLLQRFARMLKPGGLLFVGHSEHFNYPNIPLRLRGQSVYEVLESRA
- the fliE gene encoding flagellar hook-basal body complex protein FliE → MSATLMRGVLDQIQTQAQQLSGAPKARLDAPEKGFSFSDALFNSINEINKTQLDAKNTTQQWMSGSSDIGLNDVMLSMQKSSISFSFGMQARNKMISAYQEIMNTPV
- a CDS encoding protein-glutamate methylesterase/protein-glutamine glutaminase gives rise to the protein MKRIRVMAVDDSALMRNMLSAIINQQPDMEMVATAPDPLVARELIKKLNPDVLTLDIDMPRMDGLEFLSRLMRLRPMPVVMISSMTTQGSHTTLRALEQGAVDFIAKPDAHTNSDWQEWGERVVEKIRSSAKARVGQGHTSPQQRQPIFDARVGHESLIAIGSSTGGTEALRRVLVQMPVNCPGIVIAQHMPAGFTRSFAQRLDSLCAINVREAQDGERVQMGTALIAPGDLHMEIVRQGKGYAVRLSNALEVNRHRPSVDVLFHSVALHAGRHASAAILTGMGHDGARGMLALYNACAYTLAQSEATCVVFGMPREAIARGGVKAVVDLDDISQHLLDSFSHNKQRNRTSAGRSGDNSHDG